In a genomic window of Vibrio orientalis CIP 102891 = ATCC 33934:
- the truD gene encoding tRNA pseudouridine(13) synthase TruD has protein sequence MSDILSSLAYLNGKPNAKGKLKAKAEHFQVNENLGFEFTGSGEHLMVRIRKTGENTSFVANELAKTCGVKSKDVSWAGLKDRHAVTEQWLSVHLPKGDTPDFSQFLAQYPSIEILATDRHNKKLRPGDLVGNQFVVTLSDVSDVDEVLARLESIVKTGVPNYFGSQRFGNQGNNLEEARRWGRENVRTRNQNKRSLYLSAARSWIFNTIVSERIEKGCFDQVLLGDLVEINGQQESVTSDTADTFNNGIAEGTTLLTAALAGDNALPTTEQALALEQPHLDAEPDLMALIRGNRMRHDRRAISLMPQDLTWQVDGDNVTLRFSLDAGCFATSIIRELIEEVEVERQY, from the coding sequence ATGTCTGATATTTTATCTTCTTTGGCTTACCTTAATGGCAAGCCAAATGCGAAAGGCAAATTAAAAGCCAAAGCTGAACATTTTCAAGTGAACGAAAACCTAGGTTTTGAGTTTACTGGGTCGGGTGAGCACCTGATGGTCCGCATTCGCAAAACGGGTGAGAACACCAGTTTTGTTGCTAATGAACTGGCGAAAACTTGTGGTGTCAAATCCAAAGACGTTAGCTGGGCTGGCTTGAAAGACCGCCATGCGGTGACCGAGCAATGGCTGAGTGTTCACTTACCGAAAGGTGACACTCCTGACTTTAGTCAGTTTCTTGCTCAGTACCCAAGTATTGAAATTTTAGCCACTGACCGTCATAACAAAAAGCTGCGTCCAGGTGACTTAGTGGGTAACCAATTTGTGGTGACGTTATCCGATGTCAGCGATGTGGATGAAGTATTAGCACGACTAGAGTCTATTGTGAAAACTGGGGTGCCTAATTACTTCGGTAGCCAGCGTTTTGGTAATCAAGGCAACAACCTAGAAGAGGCCCGTCGCTGGGGGCGTGAAAACGTTCGTACTCGCAATCAGAATAAGCGCAGTCTTTATCTTTCTGCTGCTCGCTCGTGGATTTTTAATACCATTGTTTCTGAGCGTATTGAAAAAGGTTGCTTTGACCAAGTTTTATTGGGCGATCTTGTTGAGATTAACGGCCAGCAAGAGTCAGTGACGAGCGACACTGCCGACACTTTCAATAATGGCATTGCGGAAGGCACGACACTGCTAACAGCAGCACTTGCTGGTGATAATGCACTACCAACAACAGAGCAAGCATTAGCTCTAGAACAGCCTCACTTAGATGCTGAGCCTGATCTGATGGCGTTAATTCGTGGTAATCGCATGCGCCATGACCGCCGCGCAATTTCTTTAATGCCTCAGGATCTAACTTGGCAAGTTGATGGCGATAATGTCACGCTACGTTTTTCATTAGACGCTGGGTGCTTTGCAACATCAATCATCCGAGAGCTGATTGAAGAAGTTGAAGTGGAGCGCCAATATTAA
- the surE gene encoding 5'/3'-nucleotidase SurE: MSDNLLKILISNDDGVHAEGIHTLADALRDMAEVTIVAPDRNRSGASNSLTLEQPLRVNEIAPKVYSVQGTPTDCVHFALNELMKDELPDLVLTGINHGANLGDDVLYSGTVAAAMEGHFLGVQSIAFSLVGKANFATAAVIARQLVSQHANKPIPTNRLLNVNVPDLAYDALKGTQVTRLGARHHAEAMIKQKDPRGHDIYWLGPPGKEQDAGEGTDFYAIEQGFVSITPLQVDLTAHESIQSMGNWLKDS, from the coding sequence ATGAGCGACAACTTGCTTAAAATTTTGATAAGTAATGATGATGGCGTGCATGCTGAAGGCATTCATACTTTGGCTGATGCATTACGTGATATGGCTGAAGTCACGATTGTTGCTCCTGACCGAAATCGCTCTGGTGCATCGAACTCATTAACGCTTGAGCAGCCTCTGCGAGTCAATGAGATTGCACCAAAGGTCTACTCGGTGCAAGGAACGCCGACCGACTGCGTTCACTTTGCTCTTAACGAGTTGATGAAAGATGAATTGCCAGACTTAGTGCTGACGGGGATTAACCACGGTGCAAACCTTGGTGATGATGTCTTGTACTCTGGTACCGTGGCCGCCGCGATGGAGGGACACTTCCTTGGGGTGCAATCTATCGCATTCTCGCTCGTTGGTAAGGCAAATTTTGCCACAGCGGCTGTGATAGCGCGTCAATTGGTTTCGCAGCATGCGAACAAACCAATTCCAACTAACCGATTGTTAAATGTCAATGTGCCTGATTTAGCTTACGATGCATTAAAGGGAACGCAAGTCACTCGACTTGGTGCACGTCATCACGCTGAAGCGATGATTAAGCAGAAAGATCCGCGTGGACATGATATTTATTGGTTAGGTCCTCCAGGTAAAGAGCAGGATGCTGGCGAAGGCACGGATTTTTATGCTATCGAACAAGGCTTTGTTTCAATCACACCGTTACAAGTGGATTTAACGGCTCATGAGTCGATACAAAGCATGGGTAATTGGTTAAAGGATAGTTAA
- a CDS encoding protein-L-isoaspartate(D-aspartate) O-methyltransferase produces MTNPHADRLRDFLIANGIQDQKVLDAIYRLPREQFVSQAMIHQAYDNNALPIGQGQTISQPYIVAKMTEMLELTHSSKVLEVGTGSGYQTAVLSQLVEHVYSIERIKTLQWEAKRRLKQLDIYNISTKHGDGWQGWAAKGPFDAIIVTAAAESVPSALLEQLKEGGILMIPVGTDEQQLLKIVRSGDEFLSEVIEMVRFVPLVAGDLA; encoded by the coding sequence ATGACAAACCCACATGCCGATAGATTGCGAGATTTTCTGATTGCGAATGGGATTCAAGACCAGAAAGTACTCGATGCCATTTATAGATTGCCGCGAGAGCAATTTGTCTCTCAGGCAATGATTCATCAAGCCTATGACAACAATGCGCTGCCGATAGGACAAGGACAAACTATTTCTCAGCCATACATCGTGGCGAAGATGACAGAAATGTTGGAGCTCACACATAGCAGTAAGGTGCTTGAAGTCGGTACCGGCTCTGGTTATCAAACTGCAGTATTGTCGCAGCTTGTAGAACATGTTTATTCGATTGAACGTATTAAGACCCTGCAATGGGAAGCAAAGCGTCGCTTAAAGCAGTTGGATATTTATAATATATCCACTAAGCATGGTGATGGCTGGCAAGGCTGGGCGGCGAAAGGGCCGTTTGACGCCATCATTGTTACCGCTGCGGCTGAGTCAGTTCCATCGGCACTCTTAGAACAACTGAAAGAGGGCGGGATATTGATGATCCCTGTCGGAACGGATGAGCAGCAATTGCTAAAAATAGTTCGTAGTGGTGATGAGTTTCTTTCTGAAGTGATAGAAATGGTTCGTTTTGTTCCTTTGGTTGCTGGTGATCTAGCGTAG